A genomic segment from Glycine max cultivar Williams 82 chromosome 1, Glycine_max_v4.0, whole genome shotgun sequence encodes:
- the IDL2A gene encoding IDA-like protein precursor has product MANYHSSKSLHLPCKTLSLVLLFVYLLLIGSCDAIRIGQTMKLNETREILKRKRNNQHGFPYKSMVFNFFPKGPVPPSGPSKRHNAVVDSTPNN; this is encoded by the coding sequence ATGGCAAATTACCATTCTTCTAAATCCTTGCATCTTCCATGCAAAACCTTATCTCTAGTTCTCCTTTTTGTTTACTTGCTACTTATTGGTTCTTGTGATGCAATAAGAATAGGCCAAACTATGAAGCTGAATGAAACAAGAGAGATTCTCAAGAGAAAGCGCAATAACCAACATGGTTTTCCATACAAAAGCATGGTTTTCAACTTCTTCCCCAAAGGGCCGGTGCCACCTTCAGGTCCTTCAAAGAGGCATAACGCAGTGGTGGATTCAACACCTAATAATTGA